The following are encoded in a window of Cupriavidus oxalaticus genomic DNA:
- a CDS encoding universal stress protein, giving the protein MYRRILLAIDGSRSSLLALEQAVSLALVTHAEVCAMFVADDSDFFLEIAHFNRPALMADTIAYGKQVLAQAGRRLGAAGVRWSSRLAEESGSPARIAEAIIAQGDQWSADVIVMGTYGHRGVRGAILGSVSEHVVARTVRPVLLVRDRSDGDAL; this is encoded by the coding sequence ATGTACCGCCGCATTCTGCTAGCCATTGATGGCAGCCGCTCGTCGCTGCTCGCGCTGGAGCAAGCCGTGTCACTGGCGCTGGTCACGCACGCCGAGGTGTGCGCCATGTTTGTCGCCGACGACAGCGATTTCTTCCTTGAGATTGCCCACTTCAACCGCCCGGCACTGATGGCCGATACCATTGCCTACGGCAAGCAGGTACTGGCCCAGGCCGGGAGACGCCTTGGTGCTGCCGGCGTGCGCTGGAGCAGCCGGCTGGCCGAGGAGTCAGGCAGCCCCGCAAGGATTGCCGAAGCGATCATTGCACAGGGCGATCAGTGGAGCGCGGACGTCATCGTGATGGGAACGTACGGGCACCGGGGCGTCCGGGGCGCCATACTGGGTTCCGTCTCGGAGCATGTCGTCGCGAGGACGGTTCGTCCAGTGCTGCTGGTGCGCGATCGGTCCGATGGTGACGCACTCTGA